In Erpetoichthys calabaricus chromosome 2, fErpCal1.3, whole genome shotgun sequence, a genomic segment contains:
- the LOC114669576 gene encoding extracellular calcium-sensing receptor-like: protein MLLSALLVFVHFIQAEEPACKLQGSTELPFLSKNGDIIIGGIFNIHNYRSTLHTFNYKPLPTECIVFNEREFQNAKTMIFAIEEINNKNNLLPGVTLGYKMYDACTSIQLSVKRALAPLNEPGEQPNQTCSRTTPLHAVIGMSSTSYTQAVASILQPFQIPQISYFSTCGCLSDKTKYPTLLRTVSSDYHQSRALAQLVKYFGWNWVGTVRIDNDYGNDGVAAFTQAAQEEGICIEYSVAVTTSMTRQKYIKVINLIKQASAKVVLAFLPAVDMKAFLDQLLLENATGLQWVGNLSWMTKRLPANTEYYKVVGGAIGMALPNAVIPGLREYLLNVNPYQDAYSKEFWETTFACSLNETDTFKVNKCTGSENLRNVNSEYTDEKEFRVPNCIYKAVYAVVHALHNLYSCKTGQGPFTNSTCANKLQIEAWQVLHYLKKVNFTTMYGDHVYFDVNGDPEPRYEIINWQQGEGGLIKYVTVGTYDPTSPQGQQIKMNNVTIVWAGGQTVVPKSICTESCAPGTRKAARKGQPVCCFDCILCAEGEISNTTDALYCLPCPPDYKPNDQRNKCILKDVEFLSFEEIMGSLLVVISLFGACITMCITVVFFYYRDTPVVRANNSEISFLLLFSLSLCFLCSLTFIGQPSDWSCMLRHTAFGITFALCISCVLAKTVVVLMAFRATLPGNNIMKWFGPSQQRLSVASFTLMQVLICSLWLIISPPFPYKNFKYYKERIILECDLGSSVAFYSVLGYIGFLSSICFILAFLARNLPDNFNEAKFITFSMLIFCAVWISFIPAYISSPGKYIVAVEIFAILASSFGLLFCIFAPKCYVIIFKPYKNTKKHLMGKMPSKSL, encoded by the exons ATGCTTCTTTCAGCATTGTTagtatttgttcattttatacaGGCAGAAGAGCCAGCATGCAAACTGCAAGGGAGTACAGAGCTTCCATTCTTATCAAAAAATGGAGACATAATAATTGGTGGAATTTTTAACATCCATAACTAtagaagcacattgcatacctTTAACTATAAGCCACTTCCAACTGAATGCATAGT TTTTAATGAAAGAGAATTTCAGAATGCCAAAACTATGATTTTTGCTATAGaagaaattaacaacaaaaataatttactgcCTGGTGTTACCTTGGGTTACAAAATGTATGACGCTTGCACATCCATACAGTTATCAGTTAAAAGAGCTCTGGCACCCCTGAACGAGCCAGGAGAGCAGCCTAATCAAACCTGTAGCAGGACAACGCCTCTTCATGCTGTCATTGGAATGTCTTCTACATCGTACACACAGGCAGTTGCTTCAATTCTGCAGCCTTTTCAAATACCACAG ATAAGTTACTTTTCTACCTGTGGATGTCTTAGTGACAAAACTAAGTATCCAACATTGCTCAGGACAGTCTCAAGTGATTATCATCAAAGCAGAGCCCTGGCACAGCTTGTAAAGTATTTTGGATGGAACTGGGTGGGGACAGTAAGAATAGATAATGATTATGGGAATGACGGCGTTGCAGCTTTTACTCAAGCAGCACAGGAAGAAGGCATTTGTATTGAATATTCAGTAGCTGTAACAACTAGCATGACCAGACAGAAGTATATTAAAGTAATCAACCTAATAAAACAAGCATCAGCAAAAGTGGTGTTGGCTTTCCTACCAGCAGTAGATATGAAAGCATTTCTTGATCAACTTCTACTTGAAAATGCAACTGGCTTACAATGGGTGGGTAACCTAAGCTGGATGACAAAGAGACTACCAGCAAATACTGAATATTATAAAGTTGTGGGCGGTGCAATAGGAATGGCTCTGCCCAATGCAGTGATACCTGGATTAAGAGAATATCTTCTGAATGTTAATCCATATCAAGATGCATATTCAAAAGAATTTTGGGAAACCACATTTGCTTGCAGTTTAAATGAAACAGACACTTTCAAAGTAAATAAATGCACAGGGTCTGAGAACCTAAGAAATGTCAACTCTGAATACACGGATGAAAAGGAATTCAGAGTTCCAAACTGCATTTATAAAGCAGTATATGCAGTAGTACATGCACTCCATAATCTTTATAGCTGCAAAACTGGCCAAGGCCCTTTTACTAACAGCACATGTGCTAATAAGTTGCAGATTGAAGCATGGCAG GTACTACATTACCTAAAGAAGGTGAACTTTACAACAATGTATGGAGATCATGTTTACTTTGATGTAAATGGGGATCCTGAACCAAGATATGAAATTATAAACTGGCAGCAAGGTGAAGGAGGGCTCATTAAGTATGTAACTGTTGGTACTTATGATCCAACTTCACCTCAAGgacaacaaattaaaatgaataatgtcACCATTGTTTGGGCAGGTGGTCAAACTGTG GTACCTAAATCTATATGCACTGAAAGTTGTGCTCCAGGTACACGTAAGGCAGCCAGAAAAGGACAACCAGTCTGCTGTTTTGACTGCATTCTTTGTGCTGAAGGTGAAATTAGTAATACAACAG ATGCCCTTTACTGCCTTCCCTGTCCACCAGATTACAAGCCAAATGACCAAAGAAATAAATGCATCCTGAAAGACGTTGAATTTCTTTCATTTGAAGAGATCATGGGCTCACTGCTTGTTGTGATTTCTTTGTTTGGTGCTTGCATAACCATGTGCATAACTGTGGTGTTCTTCTATTATCGTGACACTCCTGTTGTGAGAGCCAACAACTCAGAAATCAGtttccttcttctcttctctttaagCTTGTGCTTTCTTTGCTCTCTCACCTTCATTGGTCAGCCCTCGGATTGGTCCTGTATGCTGAGGCACACGGCTTTTGGGATCACCTTTGCCCTCTGCATCTCGTGTGTTTTAGCCAAAACGGTTGTAGTGCTAATGGCATTTAGAGCCACACTGCCTGGCAATAATATCATGAAATGGTTTGGCCCAAGTCAGCAAAGGCTGAGCGTTGCTTCTTTCACATTAATGCAGGTTTTAATCTGCTCACTATGGTTGATAATATCTCCTCCATTCCcctataaaaattttaaatattacaaagaaaGAATAATTTTGGAATGTGATTTAGGTTCTTCAGTTGCATTTTATTCTGTGCTAGGCTATATTGGATTTCTTTCTTCCATATGTTTTATTCTAGCTTTTCTGGCTCGAAACCTTCCTGATAATTTTAATGAAGCCAAGTTTATTACATTCAGCATGCTGATATTCTGTGCTGTCTGGATTAGTTTTATTCCAGCATATATAAGCTCACCTGGGAAATATATAGTTGCTGTTGAAATATTTGCAATATTAGCATCTAGTTTTGGTTTACTCTTCTGCATTTTTGCTCCTAAATGTTATGTAATAATATTTAAAccttacaaaaatacaaagaaacatttgATGGGTAAAATGCCATCAAAATCACTGTAA
- the LOC114669606 gene encoding extracellular calcium-sensing receptor-like, translating to MIFAIEEINNRTDLLPGIILGYKIYDACSSIHLAISAAMALMNGPESETSSKKSCSKTSVHAIIGLSGSSQTIGVATAIRSFHVPLISYVATCACLSNKQEYPTFFRTISSDYYQSRALAQLIKYFGWTWVGTIRSDNDYGNLGMATFIEAVQQVGVCIEYSEAIYRSNPREKFIKTVRVIKESSSKVIVAFLSLLDMEVLLKELLLQNVTGLQWIGSEGWISARIFATDEIYKILGGAIGFAIGNAVIPGLKEYLLNVRPSNDPQNAGLNEFWESTFSCTLNSNSQTFSNYCTGSENLREIKNEYTDVSEFRIPGNVYEAVYAIAYSFHNMFNCKQGQEPFANRTCPNRTHIEPWQVVQYLKGVNFTTSYGESIYFDANGDPAARYELVNWQSSEEGIKFVTIGVYDASLLEGQQFIMNNVNIIYAGNQNKVPKSLCSENCQPGTRKAARKGQPLCCFDCIACADGEISNSTNSLDCLSCPLEYKSNEKRTKCILKEIEFLSFGEIMGLLLTIFSLLGACLTIGIAVIFFHFKDTPVVRANNSELSFLLLISLTLCFLCSLTFIGQPSEWSCMLRHTAFGITFVLCISCVLAKTIVVLMAFRATLPGSNIMKWFGPTQQRLSVCVFAMPQILICTLWLILAPPFPNRNMKSFKEKVIFECSLGSPLAFMAVLGYIGFLAIICFVLAFLARKLPDNFNEAKFITFSMLIFCAVWITFIPSYISSPGKYTVAVEIFAILASSFGLLFCIFAPKCFIILFKPEQNTKKHLMSKTPVK from the exons ATGATTTTTGCTATCGAAGAAATaaacaacagaactgatttactTCCTGGTATAATTCTGGGATATAAGATTTATGATGCATGTAGTTCAATACACTTAGCAATAAGTGCTGCCATGGCTCTAATGAATGGGCCAGAAAGTGAAACATCATCCAAAAAGTCTTGTTCTAAAACATCTGTTCATGCCATTATTGGATTGTCTGGCTCATCGCAGACCATCGGAGTGGCAACAGCTATCCGATCTTTCCACGTACCTTTG ATAAGTTATGTTGCTACCTGTGCATGTCTTAGCAACAAACAGGAATACCCCACATTTTTTCGAACCATATCAAGTGATTATTATCAGAGCAGAGCCCTAGCTCAACTTATAAAATATTTTGGTTGGACCTGGGTTGGCACAATAAGAAGTGACAATGATTATGGTAACCTGGGAATGGCTACTTTCATAGAAGCTGTACAACAAGTGGGTGTTTGCATTGAGTATTCTGAGGCCATATACAGAAGTAATCCAAGagaaaaatttattaaaactgttCGAGTTATAAAAGAATCATCATCAAAGGTTATTGTAGCTTTTTTATCGTTATTGGACATGGAAGTTTTGCTAAAAGAACTACTTCTTCAAAATGTTACGGGTTTACAATGGATAGGCAGTGAGGGTTGGATTTCTGCCAGAATATTTGCAACAGATGAAATCTATAAAATCCTTGGTGGTGCCATTGGATTTGCAATAGGAAATGCAGTGATTCCTGGACTGaaagaatatttattaaatgttcGTCCATCCAATGACCCTCAGAATGCTGGTTTGAATGAATTTTGGGAAAGTACTTTTAGTTGCACATTAAATTCAAACTCTCAGACATTTTCTAATTACTGCACTGGATCTGAGAatttaagagaaataaaaaatgaatacacagaTGTTTCTGAATTCAGAATTCCTGGGAATGTTTATGAAGCAGTATATGCAATAGCTTATTCTTTTCACAATATGTTTAATTGCAAGCAAGGCCAAGAGCCATTCGCCAATCGTACATGTCCAAACCGAACGCACATTGAACCTTGGCAG GTAGTGCAGTACCTCAAAGGTGTAAATTTTACAACCAGCTATGGAGAAAGCATATATTTTGATGCAAATGGAGATCCAGCAGCGAGATATGAATTGGTAAACTGGCAATCAAGTGAAGAGGGAATCAAATTTGTCACGATTGGTGTATATGATGCATCTCTACTAGAAGGACAGCAGTTCATAATGAATAATGTCAACATTATCTATGCAGGAAATCAAAATAAG gtTCCTAAATCTTTGTGCAGTGAAAACTGTCAACCAGGAACACGAAAAGCAGCCAGAAAGGGTCAGCCCCTGTGTTGTTTTGACTGCATAGCATGTGCTGATGGTGAAATCAGTAATTCAACAA atTCACTAGATTGTCTGAGCTGCCCATTGGAATATAAATCAAATGAAAAGAGAACCAAGTGCATTTTGAAAGAAATTGAATTTTTATCATTTGGCGAGATAATGGGGTTGCTCTTAACAATATTTTCGTTGCTTGGAGCATGTTTAACTATAGGAATAGcagtcatttttttccatttcaaagaCACCCCTGTTGTCAGAGCTAATAATTCTGAGCTAAGTTTCCTATTGCTCATCTCTTTAACTCTGTGTTTCCTGTGCTCTTTGACTTTTATAGGCCAGCCGTCTGAATGGTCATGTATGTTGCGTCATACCGCATTTGGCATAACATTTGTCCTCTGCATTTCTTGTGTTTTGGCCAAAACAATTGTGGTTTTAATGGCCTTTAGGGCTACACTGCCTGGCAGCAACATTATGAAATGGTTTGGTCCCACCCAGCAGAGATTAAGCGTTTGTGTATTTGCAATGCCGCAGATCTTAATATGTACACTTTGGCTAATACTAGCCCCACCTTTTCCAAACAGAAACATGAAGTCCTTCAAAGAAAAGGTCATTTTTGAATGTAGTTTGGGATCACCTCTAGCATTTATGGCAGTATTGGGTTACATTGGATTTCTTGCCATCATATGCTTTGTTTTAGCTTTCCTGGCTCGCAAATTACCAGATAATTTTAATGAAGCAAAATTTATAACCTTTAGTATGTTGATTTTCTGTGCAGTTTGGATCACATTTATTCCATCTTACATTAGCTCACCTGGGAAATATACTGTGGCAGtggaaatatttgccattttagcATCAAGTTTTGGCctactgttttgcatttttgctcctaaatgttttataatattatttaaacctgaacaaaacacaaaaaagcatcTGATGAGCAAAACTCCAGTCAAATAA